Proteins from a genomic interval of Trifolium pratense cultivar HEN17-A07 linkage group LG6, ARS_RC_1.1, whole genome shotgun sequence:
- the LOC123891427 gene encoding ACT domain-containing protein ACR6-like, with the protein MDDEYAKLIRRMNPPRVVIDNNACENATVIQVDSVNKHGILLDVVQVISDMNLVIKKAYISSDGVWFMDVFNVTDRNGNKIKDKEVIDYIQRRLEKNPSFATSMRESVGVVPTEEHTVIELTGTDRPGLLSEICAVLADLRCNVVTAEIWTHNTRAAAVVHVTDDSSGCAIEDPSRLSTIRDLLCNVLRGSDDPKTARTALSHPGVTYRDRRLHQIMFADRDYERVERAGLRERDKSPFPHVTVLDCVERDYTVVTMRAKDRPKLLFDIVCTLTDMQYVVFHGVVQTERTGAYQEFYIRHVDGFPISSEAERERLIQCLEAAIERRACEGMELELCTEDRIGLLSDITRIFRENSLCIKRAEISTENGKAKDTFYVTDVTGNPVDPKIIDSIRRQIGDTVLQVKHNSSLSPKPHEGTTFGFLLGSFFKNRSFQNFKLIRSYS; encoded by the exons ATGGATGATGAATATGCTAAGCTTATTAGGAGGATGAACCCACCTAG GGTTGTGATTGACAATAATGCATGCGAAAACGCCACTGTTATTCAG GTTGACAGTGTAAACAAACACGGGATACTCCTCGATGTCGTTCAAGTTATTTCAGATATGAACCTTGTGATAAAAAAGGCCTATATCTCCTCTGATGGAGTTTGGTTCATGGACG tGTTTAATGTGACGGATCGTAATGGAAACAAGATCAAAGATAAAGAAGTCATTGATTATATTCAGAGG AGACTTGAAAAGAACCCGAGCTTTGCAACTTCAATGAGAGAATCTGTTGGAGTCGTACCTACTGAAGAGCACACTGTTATTGAACTTACTGGCACAGACAGACCTGGTTTACTATCTGAAATCTGTGCAGTTCTCGCAGACCTTCGCTGTAATGTTGTTACTGCCGAGATTTGGACGCATAATACTCGAGCTGCAGCAGTAGTTCATGTAACAGATGATTCCAGTGGTTGTGCTATCGAGGATCCGTCCCGTCTCTCCACAATAAGGGATTTGCTATGTAACGTCCTAAGGGGGAGTGATGACCCGAAGACAGCAAGAACTGCACTTTCACATCCTGGAGTTACGTATAGGGATAGAAGATTACATCAGATTATGTTTGCTGATAGGGACTATGAAAGGGTTGAAAGGGCAGGGCTCAGAGAGAGAGATAAAAGTCCGTTTCCTCATGTAACTGTGTTAGATTGTGTTGAAAGGGATTACACTGTGGTTACCATGAGAGCAAAAGATCGACCGAAGCTGTTGTTCGATATTGTTTGCACTTTAACTGACATGCAGTATGTAGTTTTTCATGGTGTGGTTCAGACAGAAAGGACAGGTGCTTATCAG GAGTTTTATATTCGGCACGTTGATGGCTTTCCCATTAGCTCAGAGGCTGAGAGAGAACGACTTATTCAGTGTCTTGAAGCTGCGATTGAGAGGCGAGCATGTGAG GGGATGGAGCTGGAGTTATGCACAGAAGATCGTATAGGACTCCTCTCAGATATCACAAGGATTTTCCGAGAGAACAGTTTATGTATCAAAAGAGCTGAAATATCAACAGAAAATGGGAAGGCAAAAGATACATTTTACGTCACAGATGTAACCGGTAATCCAGTTGATCCAAAGATTATTGATTCAATCCGCAGACAGATAGGTGACACGGTACTGCAGGTGAAACATAACTCTAGTCTTTCACCAAAGCCTCATGAAGGAACAACATTCGGATTTCTCCTTGgaagttttttcaaaaatcGATCTTTTCAGAATTTTAAGTTGATCAGATCCTATTCTTAA
- the LOC123891428 gene encoding licodione synthase-like yields MEHLLLAFTFFLSSLICYIIFRPMLSRHKNLPPSPFFKLPLIGHMHILSPHLHQSFDRLSRKYGPLFSVDFGSVPCVVASTPHFAKLILQTNEQSFNCRYESVAIKRLTYDASLAFSPYGDYWRFVKKLSMSELLSSRNINNFQQLRLQENHVILKLFANKAKSYETVNVTQEFLKVTNSVISKMMLGEAEEARDVIRDVTEMFGEFNVSDFIWLFKKLDIQGLGKRIEDLFVRFDTLVERIISKREEMRKNKRIVKNKSEEEDGTESRDFLDILLDCIDNKNSEVKIERVHIKALVMDFFTAATDTTAISTEWALVELMNNPSLLQKAREEINKVVGKNKLVDESDSPNLPYLQAIVMEAYRLHPPVPMVARRCIKDCKIENYMIPKNSLIFVNTWSICRNPKYWDNPLKFDPERFLQNSTDSYIDVRGQNFSLLPFGSGARMCPGINLTMRLVPALLGAIIQCFDFHVLDSKGQIMKGGDIAIDVNERPGLTAPRAHDLVCIPVERIGYRGPLETLGC; encoded by the exons ATGGAACATCTACTATTAGCcttcactttctttctttcatcaCTCATTTGCTACATAATTTTCCGGCCAATGTTAAGCCGGCACAAAAACCTCCCTCCATCTCCGTTTTTTAAATTGCCGCTCATCGGCCACATGCACATTTTAAGTCCCCATCTTCACCAATCATTTGACCGTCTCTCTCGCAAATACGGACCATTATTCTCTGTTGATTTTGGTTCCGTTCCTTGTGTTGTTGCTTCCACTCCTCACTTTGCAAAACTAATCCTTCAAACAAACGAACAATCTTTTAATTGTCGATATGAATCAGTGGCCATTAAACGTCTCACATATGATGCATCTCTAGCATTTTCGCCCTACGGAGACTATTGGAGATTTGTTAAAAAGCTTAGCATGAGCGAGCTTTTAAGCTCTCGTAACATTAACAACTTCCAACAATTACGTTTACAAGAGAATCACGTCATCCTTAAACTTTTTGCTAATAAAGCTAAAAGCTATGAGACTGTGAATGTGACACAAGAGTTTCTTAAGGTGACAAACAGTGTTATTTCTAAAATGATGTTGGGGGAAGCTGAGGAAGCTAGGGATGTTATACGAGATGTGACCGAGATGTTTGGAGAGTTTAATGTGTCAGATTTTATTTGGTTGTTTAAGAAACTTGATATACAAGGGCTTGGAAAGAGGATAGAGGATTTGTTTGTAAGATTTGACACATTGGTGGAAAGAATTATTAGTAAAAGAGAAGAGATGAGAAAGAACAAACGAATTGTGAAAAATAAGAGTGAGGAGGAGGATGGCACTGAATCTAGAGACTTTCTTGATATCTTGCTTGATTGTATCGACAATAAGAACTCTGAAGTAAAAATTGAAAGGGTTCACATTAAGGCACTGGTTATG GATTTCTTCACAGCTGCAACAGACACAACAGCAATTTCAACAGAATGGGCATTAGTAGAACTAATGAATAACCCTTCATTGCTCCAAAAAGCTCGTGAAGAAATAAACAAAGTAGTTGGGAAAAACAAACTAGTAGATGAATCTGACAGTCCAAATCTTCCTTATCTCCAAGCAATAGTAATGGAAGCATATCGTCTCCACCCACCAGTACCAATGGTTGCTAGAAGATGTATCAAAGATTGCAAAATTGAAAACTATATGATCCCAAAAAATAGTTTAATCTTTGTCAATACTTGGTCTATTTGTAGAAATCCAAAATATTGGGATAATCCATTGAAGTTTGATCCTGAAAgatttttacaaaattcaacAGATTCATATATTGATGTGAGAGGACAAAATTTTTCACTTTTGCCATTTGGGTCAGGAGCAAGGATGTGCCCTGGAATTAATTTAACTATGCGATTAGTGCCAGCTTTGCTTGGTGCTATAATTCAGTGCTTTGATTTTCATGTTTTGGATTCTAAGGGTCAGATTATGAAGGGTGGTGATATTGCTATTGATGTCAATGAAAGGCCAGGATTGACTGCTCCTAGGGCTCATGATTTGGTTTGTATTCCTGTTGAAAGGATTGGTTACCGTGGACCTCTTGAAACCCTTGGATGTTGA
- the LOC123891430 gene encoding protein FORGETTER 1-like isoform X2: MLLFYFQHFVLYTIFCCINRLFELFVNILDLLVQKARIEGNLDTDIIDLKANVIKLKETPKNVYVDQMYGASTVLYTFILDRGVSWELENTMLNEKQKAGFGSYGDGFYKSKREWLGKRHVILSFQSSAPAMYKIVRPTTKESPRGPDDRFAPDLF; this comes from the exons ATGCTTCTATTCTACTTTCAGCATTTTGTTCTATACACTATCTTTTGCTGTATCAACAGGCTATTTGAGTTATTTGTGAATATCTTGGATCTTCTTGTTCAAAAAGCTCGGATTGAAGGTAACCTTGACACAGACATTATTGACTTGAAAGCTAATGTCATTAAACTGAAAGAGACTCCAAAA AATGTCTATGTTGATCAAATGTACGGGGCTTCAACTGTTCTGTACACATTCATCTTGGATCGTGGGGTTTCATGGGAG TTGGAAAATACCATGCTGAATGAGAAGCAGAAAGCTGGATTTGGCTCATATGGTGATGGCTTCTACAAGTCCAAGAGGGAATGGTTGGGAAAACGTcatgtaattttatcatttcaaAG TTCTGCCCCGGCTATGTATAAGATAGTTCGTCCCACTACCAAAGAATCACCTCG